One genomic region from Evansella sp. LMS18 encodes:
- a CDS encoding futalosine hydrolase, with the protein MTYIENSRPDLGQFSNILIITAVDAEKESILKGLNDDSRFTVEAGGAGPVAAAVSAGAFLAKDTYDLVINAGIGGGFTGQAEIGSIVTADQIIAADFGAESQEGFLPVEELGFGCSRLTVNESLADTATEALTKAGLPARTGTVLTVSTATGTAETAEELQKRVPEAAAEAMEGFGVAWAAHQNAVPFMEIRAISNAVGPRDKSAWKIKEALDSLTEAARILKEVL; encoded by the coding sequence ATGACTTATATAGAAAATTCCCGTCCTGACCTAGGACAATTCTCAAATATTCTTATCATCACAGCTGTAGATGCTGAAAAAGAAAGCATCCTAAAAGGACTTAATGATGACAGCAGATTCACTGTAGAAGCCGGCGGTGCCGGACCTGTTGCTGCCGCAGTATCTGCCGGGGCCTTCCTGGCAAAAGATACATACGACCTAGTTATAAACGCCGGAATCGGCGGCGGTTTTACTGGACAGGCAGAGATCGGCTCCATCGTAACAGCCGACCAGATTATTGCTGCAGACTTTGGCGCAGAATCACAGGAAGGGTTTCTTCCTGTGGAGGAATTAGGTTTTGGATGTTCCAGACTAACTGTAAATGAAAGTCTGGCCGATACAGCAACTGAAGCCTTAACTAAAGCAGGACTTCCTGCTCGTACAGGCACCGTCCTCACTGTTTCAACTGCAACCGGAACGGCCGAAACTGCAGAAGAGCTCCAGAAACGTGTACCTGAAGCTGCGGCGGAAGCGATGGAAGGCTTTGGAGTTGCCTGGGCTGCCCACCAGAATGCGGTTCCTTTCATGGAAATCCGAGCGATATCAAACGCTGTTGGCCCCCGGGACAAAAGCGCCTGGAAAATAAAAGAAGCATTAGATTCATTAACGGAAGCAGCAAGAATCCTGAAGGAGGTACTTTAA
- a CDS encoding 1,4-dihydroxy-6-naphthoate synthase, which translates to MKIIFSPCPNDTFIFHALVHGLVPGTPEFDVTYADIDVTNTLAEANDGADIMKISYAALPWIHKDYALIPCGGALGRGCGPLVLSNDSAAEPSSLSGKTVAVPSERSTAYLLFRLWAAQKIPGGVGKIIVMPFNEIMPAVRDGKVDAGLVIHEARFTYEAYSLTMLTDLGDWWEEDTGLPIPLGAIIAKKSLDLKAVERWIRKSVQYAWNNPEASRDYVMDHAQEMSPDVAKAHTDLYVNEFSEDLGKDGYAAVTSLLNRAADEGLVPKIDFSSLQIQK; encoded by the coding sequence ATGAAAATCATTTTTTCGCCTTGCCCAAACGATACATTTATTTTTCACGCATTAGTGCACGGTCTGGTGCCTGGAACGCCGGAATTTGATGTTACTTATGCAGATATCGATGTTACGAATACTCTCGCCGAAGCCAATGACGGAGCAGATATAATGAAGATTTCCTACGCCGCCCTTCCGTGGATCCATAAAGACTACGCACTTATTCCTTGTGGAGGTGCACTCGGACGTGGATGCGGCCCCCTCGTATTAAGCAATGACTCTGCCGCAGAACCTTCTTCCCTGTCAGGAAAGACTGTCGCGGTACCGAGTGAACGATCAACTGCTTATTTATTATTCAGATTATGGGCTGCCCAGAAAATTCCTGGGGGAGTAGGAAAAATTATCGTGATGCCATTTAATGAAATTATGCCTGCTGTAAGAGACGGAAAAGTTGATGCTGGGCTTGTTATCCATGAAGCCCGTTTTACATATGAAGCATACAGCCTAACGATGCTGACTGACCTTGGCGACTGGTGGGAAGAAGATACAGGCCTGCCGATTCCTCTTGGTGCGATTATTGCCAAAAAGTCTCTCGACCTGAAAGCAGTCGAAAGGTGGATCAGGAAATCTGTTCAGTACGCCTGGAACAATCCGGAAGCTTCAAGAGATTATGTAATGGACCATGCGCAGGAAATGTCTCCCGATGTGGCGAAAGCCCATACTGATTTATATGTAAATGAGTTTTCTGAAGACCTTGGAAAAGACGGCTATGCAGCTGTAACTTCCCTGCTTAACCGTGCTGCAGATGAAGGACTCGTTCCGAAGATCGACTTCTCTTCTCTTCAGATACAGAAATAA
- a CDS encoding Lrp/AsnC family transcriptional regulator, with protein MKIDATDKKILELLMENGRMSYVDIGKELNLSRVSIRDRINQLSENGVIEKFTVVINSEKVGRSVSAFFEVDCEPSSLVQVAETLANNPKVASCYQMTGPSTLHMHVLVEDFISLEHFINEELYALEGITRVESHILLRRFKSRTGLKL; from the coding sequence ATGAAAATTGATGCAACAGATAAGAAAATATTAGAACTGCTCATGGAAAACGGAAGGATGTCTTACGTAGATATAGGAAAAGAACTTAATTTATCCCGGGTTTCAATCAGGGACCGGATTAACCAGCTTTCTGAAAATGGAGTCATAGAAAAATTCACGGTAGTCATTAATTCCGAAAAGGTAGGAAGAAGCGTTTCTGCTTTCTTCGAAGTTGACTGTGAGCCAAGTTCCCTTGTACAGGTGGCAGAAACCCTTGCAAACAATCCGAAAGTGGCAAGCTGCTACCAGATGACCGGGCCAAGCACCCTGCATATGCACGTACTTGTGGAGGATTTTATTTCCCTGGAGCATTTCATAAACGAAGAGCTGTACGCTCTTGAAGGAATAACCCGGGTTGAAAGCCACATCCTCCTCCGCAGATTTAAAAGCCGTACCGGGTTGAAACTATAG
- the thrB gene encoding homoserine kinase → MKLTVTVPASTANMGPGFDSVGMALNRYIKIQVSPASEWRITFSSGKNLDGLPANKDNLIYQTAASVASDYGRTLPPCELIIESEIPLSRGMGSSAAAIVAGIELANVLLDLQLDDGEKLRRASVTEGHPDNVAAALYGGLVIGSHRAEETDVISGGVPEVDIVAVIPPYELKTKHSRNSLPEQFTFPEAVAASSISNVLVAALLQNNWPLAGKMMRNDLFHQAYRKKLVRELDEVSATVEDTDVYGVSLSGAGPTVLCYAPVGSGQEVLDTLQEAGDFSGHEVALLKVSEQGVKVEYE, encoded by the coding sequence ATGAAGCTCACTGTTACAGTCCCCGCCAGCACAGCTAACATGGGACCAGGCTTCGACTCCGTAGGCATGGCATTGAACCGTTATATAAAAATCCAGGTGAGCCCGGCCAGCGAATGGAGGATAACTTTCAGCTCGGGGAAAAATCTCGATGGCCTGCCGGCAAATAAAGATAATTTAATTTACCAGACAGCTGCTTCTGTCGCCTCTGACTACGGGCGCACTCTTCCCCCATGTGAGCTTATCATAGAAAGCGAAATTCCATTATCACGAGGGATGGGAAGCAGTGCCGCAGCGATCGTTGCCGGAATCGAGCTTGCTAATGTCCTTCTGGATTTACAGCTGGATGACGGGGAAAAATTAAGGCGGGCCTCTGTTACGGAAGGGCACCCGGACAATGTAGCCGCTGCTTTGTATGGGGGGCTAGTTATCGGGAGCCACCGGGCAGAGGAAACAGATGTGATTTCCGGAGGAGTCCCGGAGGTTGATATTGTTGCTGTCATTCCTCCGTATGAATTGAAGACGAAACATTCCCGGAACAGCCTGCCGGAGCAGTTCACTTTTCCGGAAGCGGTAGCTGCAAGCAGCATCAGCAATGTCCTTGTTGCGGCTCTGCTGCAAAACAACTGGCCTCTCGCAGGGAAAATGATGCGTAATGACCTTTTTCATCAGGCTTACCGAAAAAAGCTGGTACGTGAGCTCGATGAGGTCTCGGCTACTGTAGAAGACACCGACGTTTATGGTGTTTCCCTCAGCGGAGCAGGGCCGACAGTTTTATGCTATGCTCCCGTTGGCAGCGGACAGGAAGTTTTAGATACTCTTCAGGAAGCAGGGGACTTTTCCGGACACGAGGTAGCGCTGCTAAAGGTTTCTGAACAAGGGGTTAAAGTGGAGTACGAATAA
- a CDS encoding homoserine dehydrogenase yields the protein MKDVISVGLLGLGTVGSGVVHLIDNHQDKLKHQVGCNVKVTKILVSQLEKKRDVQTNGSRLTINPEDILEDTDIDVVIEVMGGVETAREYVLKALRNHKHVVTANKDLMALHGKELLQAAAENGCDLFYEASVAAGIPILRSLTEGLSSDRITKMMGIVNGTTNYILTKMSQEGRGYDEVLKEAQELGFAEADPTSDVEGLDAARKIAILGTLGFSMHIDLDDVSVSGISSVTAEDLEYCRQLGYTMKLVGIASRTDEKAEVSVEPALLPDSHPLASVHNEFNAIYVYGEAVGETMFYGPGAGKLPTATAVVSDLVEVLKNMRLDVNGNSAVIPQFAKKLKTEDEVFAKYFLRIHAKDKPGTFAALTTLFSELEISLEKILQLPLKNSGLAEIIIVTHKAAKSDYKNVLRQLDLLEEVVEVKSSYRVEGDES from the coding sequence ATGAAAGACGTAATTTCTGTAGGGCTTTTAGGTTTAGGAACTGTTGGAAGCGGAGTCGTTCATCTTATAGACAATCACCAGGATAAATTAAAACACCAGGTTGGCTGCAATGTTAAAGTCACAAAAATCCTTGTCAGCCAGCTTGAGAAAAAGCGCGATGTGCAGACCAATGGATCCAGGCTTACGATAAATCCGGAAGACATTCTCGAAGATACAGATATCGATGTTGTCATTGAGGTCATGGGAGGAGTAGAAACTGCGCGGGAATATGTGTTAAAGGCACTCAGGAACCATAAACATGTAGTAACCGCCAACAAGGACCTGATGGCGTTACACGGAAAAGAGCTTCTCCAGGCAGCTGCCGAAAATGGCTGTGATCTTTTCTACGAAGCAAGCGTTGCCGCCGGAATTCCGATTTTAAGAAGTCTTACGGAAGGTCTTTCCTCTGACAGAATCACTAAAATGATGGGTATCGTCAATGGGACAACCAATTACATACTCACTAAGATGAGCCAGGAAGGCCGGGGATATGACGAAGTGCTGAAAGAAGCACAGGAGCTCGGTTTTGCGGAAGCGGACCCAACCTCGGATGTGGAAGGGCTTGATGCGGCCAGAAAAATCGCAATTTTAGGAACACTCGGTTTTTCCATGCACATTGATCTGGATGACGTGTCCGTTTCCGGGATTTCATCCGTAACAGCCGAAGACCTGGAATATTGCAGACAGCTCGGATACACGATGAAACTCGTTGGCATTGCAAGCCGCACAGACGAAAAGGCAGAAGTAAGCGTGGAGCCGGCTCTTCTCCCGGATTCCCATCCTCTTGCCTCCGTCCATAATGAATTTAACGCCATCTACGTGTACGGCGAGGCTGTTGGAGAAACGATGTTTTACGGGCCGGGGGCCGGAAAACTCCCTACGGCTACTGCTGTGGTTTCCGACCTTGTGGAAGTGCTGAAAAATATGCGCCTTGATGTTAATGGAAACAGTGCTGTCATTCCCCAGTTCGCCAAAAAACTGAAAACAGAAGATGAAGTTTTTGCAAAGTATTTTCTGCGCATTCACGCTAAAGACAAACCTGGCACATTTGCCGCATTGACTACACTGTTTTCGGAGCTGGAAATCAGCCTGGAAAAAATCCTGCAGCTCCCTTTGAAAAACAGCGGGCTTGCAGAAATAATTATCGTTACCCACAAAGCTGCCAAGAGTGATTATAAAAATGTCCTCCGCCAGCTGGACCTCCTGGAGGAAGTCGTGGAAGTAAAAAGCAGCTACCGGGTAGAAGGAGATGAGAGCTAG
- a CDS encoding anti-repressor SinI family protein, which yields MQKVIETAAQKEWEELLLEAKKIGLTPTEIRNFLQAKKELKRA from the coding sequence ATGCAAAAGGTAATTGAAACTGCTGCTCAGAAAGAATGGGAGGAACTTTTACTTGAAGCAAAGAAAATTGGCCTGACACCAACTGAAATCCGTAACTTCTTGCAGGCGAAAAAAGAACTTAAAAGGGCATAA
- the thrC gene encoding threonine synthase, with the protein MIWNGLLRGYKEYLPVNEETPLLTLQEGNTPLIPLERLSEKWDVEIFAKYDGANPTGSFKDRGMVMAVAKAKEEGAEGVMCASTGNTSASAAAYAARAGLRCIIIIPEGKIAMGKLAQAIVYGAEVYSIEGNFDDALKMVRKFCEDSPIALVNSVNPYRIEGQKTAAFEVVDQLGGIAPDVLAIPVGNAGNITAYWKGFTEYHEARGSGLPQMRGFEAEGSAAIVKGEVIESPETLATAIRIGNPASWSQAENAAEQSGGKIDFVTDQEILEAYQLLAREEGIFAEPASCASIAGIKKQLASGEINKGAKIAAVLTGNGLKDPDCAIDHALVKPFKLPNDESVVFREILGRSGSARQ; encoded by the coding sequence GTGATATGGAACGGATTACTAAGAGGATATAAAGAATATTTGCCGGTTAATGAGGAAACTCCCCTTCTCACTTTGCAGGAAGGGAACACTCCCCTCATCCCCCTTGAACGCCTGTCTGAAAAATGGGATGTGGAAATTTTTGCGAAATACGATGGCGCTAACCCTACTGGTTCATTCAAAGACAGGGGGATGGTAATGGCTGTTGCAAAAGCAAAAGAAGAAGGTGCGGAAGGGGTCATGTGCGCGTCAACAGGCAACACATCCGCTTCCGCCGCTGCTTACGCTGCCCGGGCCGGCCTTCGCTGTATCATCATCATCCCTGAAGGAAAAATCGCCATGGGGAAGCTTGCCCAGGCGATCGTTTACGGTGCGGAAGTTTACTCCATTGAAGGAAATTTTGACGATGCGTTAAAAATGGTGCGGAAGTTTTGTGAAGACTCCCCTATTGCACTAGTAAACTCTGTAAACCCGTACCGGATTGAAGGCCAGAAAACAGCCGCATTTGAAGTGGTGGACCAGCTCGGAGGAATCGCTCCAGATGTGCTGGCCATTCCGGTAGGCAACGCCGGAAATATTACCGCTTACTGGAAGGGCTTCACCGAATACCATGAAGCCCGTGGTTCCGGCCTGCCTCAAATGAGAGGGTTTGAAGCTGAAGGCTCCGCCGCCATCGTTAAAGGAGAAGTAATCGAGTCCCCTGAAACACTCGCTACTGCTATCCGTATCGGTAATCCTGCCAGCTGGAGCCAGGCAGAGAACGCGGCAGAACAATCAGGGGGAAAAATTGATTTCGTCACTGACCAGGAAATACTTGAAGCTTATCAGCTCCTCGCCCGGGAAGAAGGTATTTTCGCTGAGCCTGCTTCCTGTGCTTCCATCGCTGGCATCAAAAAGCAGCTGGCCAGCGGGGAAATCAACAAAGGAGCAAAAATCGCGGCAGTTCTGACAGGCAACGGACTGAAGGATCCTGACTGCGCAATCGATCACGCACTTGTAAAACCTTTTAAACTGCCAAACGATGAATCTGTTGTTTTCAGAGAAATACTGGGGAGAAGCGGAAGTGCGAGGCAATGA
- a CDS encoding YjiH family protein: MKNGSAGETNSVSHSDMESESFPNLTGSKNFITGLLRCIFYSSIAVMIFFIPFSINGTTEILFGYIYNFFIDVTGLASVWAIAVLTSLNAVASLYGKYLAPENSRAGLYYKDDTIIHILIYLAGAVFAVLYSLHVSFTGFAGPAPVVGEDTGEVMSGIALQVLWIIPLGAVFIPLILRYGGIDFVGTLLEPLMRPVFKVPGKSAVDGIASFVSSSSVAVIITNNLYKNNTYTKREAAAIATSFSAVSIGFAAVVISTAGLMDRFLTVYFSSFFIAFLVSAIMVRIPPIAKKPDKYYDGAVQTKKERKHEAKFERQLFKRAVGRAAESGYNAGSIFRESGRSLLEGLAVLPKVLCMLTGIGVTCLIIAEYTPVFTWIGMLFVPLLQLFAVPNAAEISPAITVGIAEMFLPVLMIADQVGTIEPAAAYFIAALSMVQIIFFSETGAVMLSTKIPVKVKDLIIIFFLRTLIAIPFVALFMHLLF, encoded by the coding sequence ATGAAAAATGGCTCTGCTGGGGAAACTAACAGCGTATCACATAGCGATATGGAATCTGAGTCTTTCCCCAACCTTACAGGTAGTAAAAATTTCATAACCGGACTATTACGCTGCATTTTTTACTCATCGATTGCAGTAATGATTTTCTTCATTCCCTTTTCCATTAATGGAACAACGGAAATACTCTTTGGTTATATTTACAATTTTTTTATTGATGTCACAGGGCTTGCCAGTGTCTGGGCAATCGCTGTTCTTACATCTCTTAACGCAGTGGCCAGTCTATATGGGAAATATTTAGCCCCGGAGAATTCCCGGGCAGGCCTGTATTATAAAGACGATACAATCATCCATATACTTATATACCTGGCAGGCGCGGTCTTTGCAGTTCTTTACAGCCTGCATGTAAGCTTTACCGGATTTGCCGGTCCTGCTCCTGTTGTTGGTGAAGACACAGGGGAAGTAATGTCAGGTATCGCTTTACAGGTTCTGTGGATTATACCGCTTGGTGCTGTATTTATCCCGCTTATTTTGAGATACGGAGGAATTGATTTTGTCGGTACATTGCTCGAACCGCTCATGCGCCCGGTCTTTAAGGTGCCTGGAAAAAGTGCCGTTGACGGTATAGCTTCTTTTGTTAGTTCTTCCTCCGTAGCAGTAATCATTACGAATAACCTGTATAAAAACAATACTTATACAAAAAGAGAAGCTGCTGCTATAGCAACGAGCTTTAGTGCTGTGAGCATTGGCTTTGCAGCGGTGGTTATCTCTACCGCAGGTTTGATGGATCGCTTTCTCACTGTCTACTTCTCCTCTTTCTTTATCGCTTTTCTCGTATCGGCGATTATGGTGAGAATACCCCCTATCGCAAAGAAACCGGACAAATATTATGACGGGGCTGTCCAGACGAAAAAAGAGAGGAAGCATGAAGCGAAATTCGAGCGGCAATTGTTTAAAAGAGCGGTAGGAAGAGCAGCTGAAAGCGGCTATAACGCCGGAAGCATTTTCAGAGAATCAGGGCGAAGCCTCCTTGAAGGTCTTGCTGTGCTTCCGAAGGTGCTTTGTATGTTGACAGGTATTGGGGTTACTTGTTTGATAATCGCTGAGTATACTCCAGTCTTCACCTGGATCGGTATGCTTTTTGTCCCGCTCCTGCAGTTATTCGCTGTTCCGAATGCTGCAGAAATTTCCCCGGCAATAACTGTCGGAATAGCGGAAATGTTTCTTCCGGTTTTAATGATTGCGGATCAGGTTGGGACGATTGAACCGGCAGCTGCATACTTTATCGCCGCCTTATCAATGGTGCAGATCATTTTCTTTTCTGAAACCGGGGCAGTGATGCTTTCTACAAAAATCCCTGTAAAAGTGAAAGATTTGATTATTATCTTTTTCCTGCGCACTCTGATTGCGATTCCGTTTGTCGCATTATTTATGCACTTGTTGTTTTAA
- a CDS encoding AbgT family transporter, whose translation MTEPNLQHEGTEKKSLFMRFLDGVEKVGNKLPHPFILFVYLALTVIVVSAIVSVFGVSVVHPGTQEEMAIRSLLSGEGLRYIIDSMLDNFTGFAPLGLVLVMMLGIGLAQKVGLIQAFMRKSIINAPPALVTYAVLFAGVIGNLASDAAFIIVPPLAAMVFYGLGRHPLAGLAAGFAGAGAGFTANIFIAGTDALLSGISTEVAQTIDPNMVVTPVDNWFFMIFSVVMLMVVGAFVTEKIIEPKLGKYEGDAEKRLEKVTDEENRGLRNALITGLIYIGLIMLALLPENAPLRGEDGGIVPSPFLSGIIPIILFFFISVAIAYGMTVGKIKGTKDIPNYMAEAMKDMSAYIVLIFAAAQFIAYFNWSNLGIWIAVNSAEFLQNANLTGIYVIVGFTLLTAVLNMFIFSGSAQWALMAPIFIPMFMLLDYNPAYVQLAYRLGDSATNIITPLNPYMLVVLAFMRDYDKKAGFGTLFAMMLPYALFFLGFWIVIFIAWTLLGLPIGPGVEMYINQ comes from the coding sequence ATGACAGAACCAAATTTACAGCACGAGGGAACAGAGAAGAAAAGCTTATTTATGCGTTTTCTGGACGGAGTCGAAAAGGTTGGTAATAAACTTCCCCATCCGTTTATCCTGTTCGTCTATCTTGCACTGACAGTTATTGTTGTTTCCGCGATTGTAAGCGTTTTTGGCGTAAGTGTCGTTCACCCTGGGACACAGGAAGAAATGGCTATCCGCAGCTTATTATCGGGAGAAGGTCTTCGCTATATTATTGATTCCATGCTTGATAATTTTACAGGCTTCGCACCGCTTGGCCTTGTACTTGTAATGATGCTCGGTATCGGGCTTGCCCAGAAAGTAGGGCTGATTCAGGCGTTCATGAGAAAGTCGATCATTAATGCTCCGCCTGCATTAGTTACCTATGCTGTTCTTTTCGCAGGTGTAATCGGAAACCTTGCGTCAGATGCGGCATTTATCATTGTGCCCCCACTGGCAGCGATGGTGTTCTACGGGCTTGGAAGACATCCGCTGGCAGGTCTTGCAGCCGGATTTGCCGGTGCCGGAGCAGGTTTTACAGCAAACATCTTCATTGCCGGGACAGACGCATTGCTTTCCGGAATTTCTACGGAGGTTGCCCAGACGATAGACCCTAATATGGTTGTTACTCCGGTAGATAACTGGTTCTTCATGATTTTCTCCGTTGTTATGCTTATGGTCGTCGGAGCATTCGTAACGGAAAAAATTATTGAGCCGAAGCTTGGCAAGTATGAAGGTGACGCGGAGAAACGTCTTGAAAAAGTTACAGATGAGGAAAACCGCGGGCTTCGCAACGCTTTAATTACAGGTCTTATCTATATCGGACTCATTATGCTTGCGCTCCTTCCGGAAAATGCTCCTCTCCGTGGAGAGGACGGTGGAATTGTTCCATCGCCGTTCCTGAGCGGTATCATCCCGATTATCTTATTCTTCTTCATCTCTGTTGCTATCGCTTACGGGATGACGGTTGGAAAAATCAAAGGGACGAAAGATATTCCAAACTATATGGCAGAAGCAATGAAGGACATGTCGGCGTATATCGTCCTCATATTCGCAGCTGCACAGTTTATCGCTTACTTTAACTGGAGCAACCTTGGAATCTGGATTGCAGTAAACAGCGCGGAATTTTTACAGAATGCTAACTTAACAGGAATCTATGTTATTGTAGGCTTTACTCTGCTGACAGCTGTACTGAACATGTTTATCTTCAGCGGCTCCGCCCAGTGGGCACTCATGGCGCCGATTTTTATCCCGATGTTCATGCTGCTTGATTACAACCCGGCATATGTCCAGCTGGCATACCGCCTTGGGGATTCAGCAACAAATATCATTACACCGCTGAACCCGTATATGTTAGTGGTGCTCGCGTTCATGCGTGACTATGATAAAAAAGCAGGGTTCGGAACATTGTTCGCAATGATGCTTCCGTACGCGTTGTTCTTCCTTGGTTTCTGGATCGTTATCTTTATCGCCTGGACACTGCTTGGACTCCCAATCGGCCCAGGAGTGGAAATGTATATTAACCAGTAA
- a CDS encoding DUF1292 domain-containing protein, protein MAEKDYVTVQDDQGNEKVFQVDALFDMEGESYAMLTSGEETMVMKVEDENGSQSLVSATDEEIENLMDAYNIAIDADIDEPEDFQG, encoded by the coding sequence ATGGCAGAGAAAGATTATGTTACCGTACAGGATGACCAGGGAAATGAAAAAGTTTTTCAGGTGGATGCCTTATTCGACATGGAAGGCGAGTCATACGCGATGCTCACTTCCGGGGAAGAAACAATGGTAATGAAAGTAGAAGATGAAAACGGCAGTCAGTCGCTCGTTTCCGCAACAGACGAAGAAATAGAAAACCTCATGGATGCATATAACATTGCTATTGATGCGGATATTGATGAGCCGGAAGATTTTCAAGGTTAA
- a CDS encoding 5'-nucleotidase C-terminal domain-containing protein has translation MKKSIITLLATLLLLSLVVQPAAASKPGHVTKGDFLTGLLDTMGVDTAPYADTENVTYTDVTDELAPYVDAAMRLDIIDETEDDVFGANEKITREQAYVFLVRSLNLMNDYDQSHLNQFRDANTVSNEAIDELAAASALDLIVGHPGHVLRPNAPLKAGDMADMLARYGDNFDRISIVATNDMHGRILHNEENGEMGMARIAAITEQVRAANDDTFLFDIGDTFHGTNYVNFSEGAAAVDLMNAMGYDAMVLGNHDFNFGQERLHELMEMADFPVMSGNVTYEETGEFLTDPYDIVEVNGKEIALIAITAQDTTVKTAPANLEGLHIEYELPALQALVEEVQDEVDHIFVLSHSGYDVEMELAQEIDGVDLIMGGHSHTTLEYPQLHDGTYITQAWEYGKALSINHVLFYEDELVGINGFLARDHAGLEADPEIQGMLDTIEAEVSEAMDEVIANIDVDLNGERSLVRTQETNLGNLITDAMRDLTSADVAFTNGGGIRDSISAGDVTIGDVITAFPFTNFVVEIEVTGADLLRSAEHGARLYPEENGGFFHVSGMSYTFDPSRPSGERVTEMYIGGEPVDPEATYTAATNDFMASGGDGYEWLASAPVTSDTGQLLSEVLIDYLQRDGLQIPGVEGRINVQ, from the coding sequence ATGAAAAAAAGTATTATTACCCTCCTGGCGACTTTGTTACTTTTGTCACTAGTAGTGCAGCCTGCTGCCGCCTCCAAACCAGGCCATGTGACGAAAGGGGATTTTCTCACTGGGCTCCTTGACACCATGGGAGTAGACACGGCACCTTATGCTGACACTGAAAATGTGACCTATACTGATGTGACGGACGAGCTTGCACCTTATGTTGATGCAGCGATGAGATTAGACATTATTGATGAAACAGAAGATGATGTTTTCGGGGCCAACGAAAAAATCACCCGGGAACAGGCCTATGTTTTTCTTGTAAGATCATTGAATTTAATGAATGATTATGACCAATCCCATTTGAATCAGTTCAGGGATGCAAACACTGTAAGTAATGAGGCTATAGATGAGCTTGCTGCTGCCAGTGCACTGGATCTGATAGTGGGCCATCCTGGGCATGTACTGCGTCCAAACGCTCCATTAAAAGCGGGCGATATGGCCGATATGCTTGCGCGATACGGGGACAACTTTGACCGTATATCGATTGTAGCGACTAACGATATGCACGGACGTATTCTTCACAATGAGGAAAACGGAGAAATGGGTATGGCAAGAATCGCGGCCATCACTGAACAGGTTCGCGCCGCAAATGATGATACCTTCCTTTTCGACATCGGTGATACTTTCCACGGGACTAACTATGTTAACTTCAGTGAAGGGGCTGCGGCTGTTGATCTCATGAATGCAATGGGTTACGATGCCATGGTCCTTGGGAACCATGACTTTAACTTCGGGCAGGAGCGCCTTCATGAATTAATGGAGATGGCTGATTTCCCTGTGATGAGCGGAAATGTAACTTATGAAGAGACTGGTGAATTTTTAACTGACCCTTATGATATTGTAGAAGTTAACGGAAAAGAGATCGCCCTGATTGCTATTACAGCACAGGATACAACGGTAAAAACAGCACCTGCAAATCTTGAAGGGCTTCACATTGAATATGAACTTCCTGCTCTTCAGGCTTTGGTGGAAGAAGTACAGGATGAAGTTGACCATATTTTTGTTTTATCCCACTCTGGTTATGATGTGGAAATGGAGCTCGCACAGGAGATAGATGGAGTAGACCTGATTATGGGCGGACACAGCCATACCACTTTGGAATACCCTCAGCTTCATGACGGAACTTATATAACACAAGCGTGGGAATACGGCAAAGCGTTAAGCATTAACCACGTTCTTTTTTACGAGGACGAGCTTGTAGGCATTAATGGTTTCCTTGCCCGTGATCATGCTGGCCTGGAGGCAGATCCAGAGATTCAGGGAATGCTCGATACTATTGAAGCGGAAGTAAGCGAGGCAATGGATGAAGTTATCGCAAATATTGATGTGGACCTTAATGGTGAACGTTCTCTTGTTCGCACACAGGAAACTAATCTTGGCAACTTGATTACTGATGCCATGAGAGACCTCACTAGTGCCGATGTTGCCTTTACAAACGGCGGCGGAATCAGAGATAGTATTTCCGCTGGTGACGTAACAATTGGCGATGTTATTACTGCATTTCCATTCACGAACTTTGTGGTGGAAATAGAAGTAACCGGAGCAGACCTCCTCCGAAGCGCAGAGCACGGGGCACGTTTATATCCAGAGGAAAATGGCGGGTTCTTCCATGTCTCCGGAATGAGCTACACATTTGATCCGTCCCGCCCGTCTGGGGAAAGGGTCACTGAAATGTATATTGGCGGAGAGCCGGTAGATCCGGAAGCTACTTACACTGCTGCTACGAATGACTTTATGGCTAGTGGCGGAGACGGGTATGAGTGGCTTGCCAGTGCACCAGTAACTTCCGACACAGGCCAGCTTCTGAGTGAAGTGCTGATTGATTATCTTCAGAGAGATGGTCTTCAGATTCCTGGAGTTGAAGGAAGAATCAACGTCCAGTAA